A region from the Desulfomarina profundi genome encodes:
- a CDS encoding GGDEF domain-containing protein, with protein sequence MEEKKEKIVILIVDDDELVRMTLSVLVGSMGYHCLVAGDGIEALEVLKSTAIDLVLSDVVMPGMDGLELLAYIKKHHKDTDVIISTGFSEKASYAKVIQAGAIDFIKKPIDQAELEAKLARAVRERNLIRKLERLSRHDDLTGLQNRRSFNERFSYEVERAHRQNYPLILALLDIDNFKEYNDKYGHQAGDEVLIGLGKILMECTRDKVDMCFRLGGDEFALLLPQASPDQGTEIVQRILLSFVEKSYGKTTLSIGLVACRRNMHLDRTQDEKEMIQRADRAMYEAKDSGKNCVVTKI encoded by the coding sequence ATGGAAGAAAAGAAAGAAAAAATCGTAATTCTCATCGTCGACGATGACGAACTGGTCCGAATGACCCTCAGTGTGCTCGTCGGAAGCATGGGTTACCATTGTCTCGTTGCCGGTGATGGTATTGAAGCACTAGAAGTCCTGAAATCAACAGCGATTGATCTGGTTCTGTCCGACGTAGTCATGCCCGGAATGGATGGTCTCGAACTGCTGGCATATATAAAGAAACACCATAAGGATACTGATGTTATTATCTCCACGGGATTTTCGGAAAAGGCGAGCTACGCGAAGGTTATCCAGGCGGGGGCGATTGATTTCATAAAAAAACCGATCGACCAGGCAGAGTTGGAGGCCAAACTGGCAAGAGCGGTACGTGAAAGAAATCTGATCCGTAAACTGGAAAGATTGTCCAGACACGACGACCTGACAGGACTGCAGAACCGAAGATCCTTTAACGAGCGCTTCTCTTATGAGGTTGAGCGGGCACATCGTCAGAATTATCCCCTGATACTCGCCCTTCTTGATATCGATAATTTTAAGGAATATAACGATAAATATGGACACCAGGCGGGAGATGAGGTGCTCATTGGACTGGGGAAAATATTGATGGAATGTACCCGGGATAAGGTTGATATGTGTTTCAGGCTTGGGGGAGATGAGTTTGCCCTGCTCCTGCCCCAGGCAAGCCCTGACCAGGGAACAGAAATTGTCCAACGTATCCTGCTCAGTTTTGTGGAGAAGAGTTACGGAAAAACAACACTGTCAATCGGCCTGGTCGCCTGCAGACGCAACATGCATCTGGACCGGACACAGGATGAAAAAGAAATGATCCAGCGGGCGGATAGAGCCATGTACGAGGCGAAAGACAGCGGAAAAAACTGCGTCGTCACCAAGATCTGA
- a CDS encoding thioredoxin domain-containing protein, protein MDGLKAQIAKFNEEKAKAIPQDILETMERSVRDLKERGAGKKSLKKGDRAPEFTLPDHNGMERTVTYYPDNSPIVLSFYRGGW, encoded by the coding sequence ATGGATGGATTAAAAGCACAAATCGCAAAATTTAATGAGGAAAAAGCCAAAGCAATACCACAGGATATCCTGGAAACAATGGAACGTTCTGTACGGGATCTGAAGGAACGTGGAGCTGGCAAGAAGAGCCTGAAAAAAGGGGACAGGGCACCTGAATTCACATTACCTGACCATAATGGCATGGAAAGAACCGTTACATATTATCCGGACAACTCCCCCATTGTTCTCAGTTTTTACCGTGGAGGCTGGTGA
- a CDS encoding oxidoreductase — protein MESDKIFSPFKIKNFTLKNRTGVAPMTRMSASTDGIPRQDVFEFLVRRAKNGAAIIYTEAILTDYESAQGYPGQARIVTQKQIDAWKPVVRKIQQEGAIAILQMFHCGRMSWPEVNPAGRTVAPSGIAPTQDNPLTQSPYPVPEMMSRFDISHVISGFVETARGAIEAGFDGVEIHGAHGYLISQFLSWYSNGRDDEYGGSTENRFRFFHEVIQAVSKVIPKNRLLMVRVSNWGIADMDVSLFESKEDYQKTISLLSLEPVDAISVSTYEYNQPAFGTDRNMARLTREMTDLPLLICGGIHDRASAENALDDADIILVGKSLLLNPDWIDDVRADRDLKRYTSEEAAVAYTPEPLP, from the coding sequence ATGGAAAGTGATAAAATTTTTTCACCGTTTAAGATAAAAAATTTCACCTTGAAAAACCGTACAGGAGTGGCCCCCATGACAAGAATGTCTGCTTCCACAGACGGGATTCCCAGGCAGGATGTTTTTGAGTTTCTGGTGCGAAGGGCAAAAAATGGGGCTGCCATTATCTATACGGAAGCTATTCTCACTGATTACGAAAGTGCCCAGGGGTACCCCGGGCAAGCCAGAATTGTGACACAGAAACAGATTGATGCATGGAAACCGGTTGTCCGTAAAATTCAGCAGGAAGGTGCAATCGCAATTCTACAGATGTTTCATTGTGGCCGTATGTCATGGCCCGAAGTGAATCCGGCTGGTCGCACTGTTGCCCCGAGTGGGATAGCGCCCACCCAGGATAATCCACTGACCCAATCTCCCTATCCTGTACCGGAAATGATGAGCAGATTTGATATCAGTCATGTTATTTCGGGTTTCGTGGAAACGGCCAGAGGAGCAATCGAGGCTGGATTTGATGGTGTGGAAATCCACGGTGCCCACGGCTACCTGATCAGTCAGTTCCTGTCATGGTATTCCAACGGGCGGGACGATGAATATGGGGGGTCAACAGAGAACCGGTTTCGTTTTTTCCATGAAGTCATACAGGCTGTCAGCAAAGTTATACCGAAGAACCGGTTACTGATGGTCAGGGTTTCCAACTGGGGAATTGCGGACATGGATGTTTCTCTCTTTGAATCAAAGGAAGATTACCAGAAAACCATCAGTCTGCTCTCCCTGGAACCTGTTGACGCCATCTCCGTTTCCACGTATGAATATAATCAGCCTGCTTTCGGCACCGACCGAAACATGGCCCGACTGACAAGGGAAATGACTGATCTGCCCCTGTTGATCTGCGGTGGTATCCATGACAGAGCAAGTGCTGAAAACGCCCTCGACGATGCCGATATAATTCTCGTAGGAAAATCACTGCTTTTAAATCCAGACTGGATTGACGATGTGCGTGCAGACAGGGATCTGAAGAGATACACGTCGGAAGAGGCTGCTGTTGCCTATACTCCGGAACCCCTGCCATAG
- a CDS encoding TetR/AcrR family transcriptional regulator, with product MARTAEFDREEVLQKAMELFWQKGYCKCSMTCLVEATRLKPGSIYAAFRSKEGLFLEALKYYGSQSTQKLDSCLEKAGTPLEGIRLFLEMMGNSIEKGERQYGCFLVNTILEHPPENHTVTREVARYLGAIESRIHGALSSARKRGELSQDKNPETLAKFIMVNIWGLQVLAKTNPERKTVRAVLDQIFAHLHEDM from the coding sequence ATGGCAAGAACAGCTGAATTTGACAGGGAAGAGGTACTGCAGAAGGCAATGGAGCTTTTCTGGCAGAAAGGCTACTGCAAATGCTCCATGACCTGTCTGGTGGAGGCCACCAGGCTCAAGCCGGGCAGCATTTATGCCGCATTTCGTTCCAAAGAGGGGCTTTTTCTCGAAGCATTGAAATATTACGGCAGTCAGAGTACCCAAAAACTGGACTCCTGTCTGGAAAAGGCCGGCACCCCACTGGAAGGTATTCGATTATTCTTAGAAATGATGGGCAATTCAATCGAAAAAGGTGAAAGACAGTATGGTTGTTTTCTGGTGAATACTATCCTTGAACATCCACCCGAAAATCATACAGTCACCAGGGAGGTGGCCCGGTATCTTGGCGCCATTGAATCCCGCATCCATGGTGCTCTTTCTTCAGCCCGGAAAAGGGGTGAACTTTCCCAGGATAAGAACCCGGAGACACTTGCCAAATTTATAATGGTAAATATCTGGGGTCTTCAGGTCCTCGCAAAAACAAACCCGGAAAGAAAAACTGTGCGGGCTGTACTTGATCAGATATTTGCACATCTTCACGAGGACATGTGA
- a CDS encoding class I SAM-dependent methyltransferase has product MVLYSNYYTEHFQEYHDRTFMIDPSSFLSHLTEHLPERATILDVGCGSGRDLCWLSRRGYSVTGFERSPGLARLARENSGCPVIEGDFHDHDFSRLAFDAMLLIASLVHLHPHELPKVLDKLQKGLKPDGLLLITLKEGCGRSTARDGRVFTLWESHNLETVFTRLGMKTVEFSRDISPVCTNDIWLTYLTRPTKQDVSVRGTAYSHGRDCPHSGL; this is encoded by the coding sequence ATGGTATTGTATTCAAATTATTACACAGAGCACTTTCAGGAATACCATGATCGAACCTTTATGATCGATCCTTCTTCTTTTCTCTCCCATTTAACCGAACATCTGCCTGAAAGAGCGACTATTCTGGATGTTGGTTGCGGCTCTGGCCGTGATCTGTGCTGGCTCAGCCGCAGGGGGTATTCTGTAACAGGGTTTGAACGATCTCCAGGTCTTGCCCGGCTGGCCCGGGAGAATTCCGGATGTCCCGTTATTGAGGGGGATTTTCATGATCATGATTTTTCCCGGTTGGCTTTTGATGCCATGCTTCTTATTGCATCCCTGGTCCACCTGCACCCCCATGAACTCCCAAAGGTTCTTGATAAGTTACAAAAGGGATTGAAACCCGATGGCCTCCTGTTGATTACCCTGAAGGAAGGTTGTGGACGGAGTACAGCCCGGGATGGTCGGGTTTTCACTCTCTGGGAATCGCATAATCTTGAAACTGTTTTCACCCGGCTTGGTATGAAAACAGTAGAATTCAGCCGGGATATATCGCCTGTCTGTACCAATGATATCTGGTTGACTTATCTTACGAGACCAACAAAACAAGACGTAAGTGTCAGGGGCACCGCATATTCGCACGGTCGCGACTGCCCGCATAGTGGGCTATAG
- a CDS encoding DNA-3-methyladenine glycosylase I, protein MKKNRCSWCGDDPLYREYHDREWGVPLHDEKKLFEFLCLEGAQAGLSWLTILRKRANYLEAFDHFDVEKMAGYDENKIKSLLQNKGIVRNRLKINAFINNARCYLDMADKGETLDSFFWKFVDGKPIQNSWKSQKDVPATTPLAGTICRELKQRGFQFVGATICYAHMQATGMVNDHQTDCFRYREIAQLARPSQQSRFI, encoded by the coding sequence ATGAAGAAAAACAGATGCAGCTGGTGTGGAGATGATCCACTTTACCGGGAATATCACGACAGGGAATGGGGAGTCCCCCTGCATGATGAAAAGAAGCTGTTTGAGTTTCTCTGTCTTGAGGGTGCCCAGGCAGGTTTGAGTTGGCTGACAATATTGAGGAAAAGGGCTAATTACCTGGAGGCTTTTGATCATTTTGATGTGGAAAAAATGGCAGGATATGATGAAAATAAAATTAAAAGTCTGTTACAGAACAAGGGGATTGTGCGTAACAGATTAAAAATAAATGCGTTTATCAACAATGCCCGCTGCTATCTTGACATGGCGGATAAAGGAGAAACTCTCGATTCCTTTTTCTGGAAATTTGTTGATGGTAAACCGATTCAGAACAGTTGGAAGTCACAGAAGGATGTTCCTGCGACAACTCCTCTTGCCGGAACTATCTGCAGGGAGTTGAAACAACGCGGGTTTCAGTTCGTCGGTGCTACTATCTGTTACGCACATATGCAGGCAACGGGAATGGTTAATGACCATCAGACAGACTGTTTCAGATATCGGGAAATCGCTCAACTGGCCCGTCCTTCCCAGCAGTCCAGGTTCATATGA
- a CDS encoding DF family (seleno)protein, producing MSIRIKIEILVAPGCSSRQQTETLVADLLTGAKIEAGVETMVIENADQAEEAGFLGSPSVRINGIDVEVAARDRREFGLG from the coding sequence ATGTCAATCAGAATAAAAATTGAGATCCTCGTTGCCCCCGGTTGTTCATCAAGACAGCAGACAGAAACACTGGTAGCTGATCTCCTGACCGGGGCAAAGATTGAAGCTGGGGTTGAAACCATGGTCATTGAAAATGCCGACCAGGCTGAAGAGGCCGGATTTCTCGGTTCTCCATCTGTTCGGATAAACGGTATTGATGTGGAAGTAGCCGCCAGGGACCGCAGGGAATTCGGCCTGGGCTGA
- a CDS encoding manganese efflux pump MntP yields the protein MDILTLTGIAAGLAMDAFAVALSAGVMLNPLTFRQLFRLGFHFGLFQGLMPIIGWLAGISLRKFVTVFAPWIAFILLCFTGGKMIHEALTGNDKPVKRTDPTRGMTMVMLSVATSIDALAVGFSLSLLGVSIWTPAITIGIITAALTVIGMLLGSRIGTLWGDRIEILGGFVLIAIGLKILLGSV from the coding sequence ATGGACATATTAACCCTTACCGGCATTGCCGCAGGCCTGGCCATGGATGCTTTTGCCGTGGCCCTGAGTGCCGGAGTAATGCTTAATCCTCTTACCTTCAGGCAGTTGTTTCGGCTTGGATTCCATTTTGGTCTTTTTCAGGGGCTGATGCCGATTATCGGCTGGCTGGCCGGTATCAGTCTCAGGAAGTTTGTAACCGTTTTTGCCCCATGGATTGCGTTTATCCTGCTCTGTTTTACAGGAGGAAAAATGATCCATGAGGCGTTAACAGGAAATGATAAGCCGGTAAAACGAACCGATCCCACGCGGGGCATGACCATGGTCATGCTGTCCGTGGCCACTTCAATTGATGCGCTGGCTGTGGGTTTTTCCCTGTCGCTCCTCGGGGTTTCTATCTGGACACCGGCCATAACCATAGGGATTATAACTGCAGCACTGACAGTGATCGGTATGCTTCTCGGCAGCAGAATTGGAACTCTGTGGGGAGATCGAATCGAGATCCTCGGTGGGTTTGTGCTGATTGCTATCGGTCTGAAAATATTACTCGGTAGTGTGTAA
- a CDS encoding peroxiredoxin-like family protein, with protein MELYALQKSLPEIYEAGAKLVAISPEMPDFSLSTRKKNELTFDVLSDQGNKVAEQFGLVLELPEILRPIYMKMGIDIPKHNGDDQFRIPIPATYIIDTEGKIVYHFVDIDHTQRLEPADIVEVLKTI; from the coding sequence CTGGAGCTGTACGCTCTACAAAAATCTCTTCCGGAAATATACGAGGCAGGGGCAAAGCTTGTGGCCATCTCTCCCGAAATGCCGGATTTTTCTCTTTCCACGAGGAAAAAAAACGAACTGACCTTTGATGTTCTTTCCGACCAGGGAAACAAGGTTGCCGAACAGTTCGGTCTTGTTCTGGAACTCCCTGAAATACTGCGCCCCATCTATATGAAAATGGGCATCGATATTCCAAAACACAATGGTGACGATCAGTTCAGGATCCCCATACCAGCGACCTACATCATCGATACTGAAGGCAAAATAGTCTACCATTTTGTCGATATTGATCACACACAAAGACTGGAGCCGGCTGATATAGTGGAAGTTTTAAAAACTATTTGA